The Triticum dicoccoides isolate Atlit2015 ecotype Zavitan chromosome 6A, WEW_v2.0, whole genome shotgun sequence genome has a window encoding:
- the LOC119316071 gene encoding uncharacterized protein LOC119316071 yields MAASSPEWSSLLPDLLGQVIARLPHIADRARFRAVCRSWHSAVRLHVSPRRRLPSVVLLDGTFLTLSDGGIHRAPFGNNTECVGSTGDWIALDCKDGATQTHTYRLHNHFSGATVPLPELGSIIGKVPEEFQIRKVVMRSTPQDLVAVTCNAWKYPLILCRPGKGVWVPRLLAMPYFCICDIMFSGDNKLYAITKAEDLFALHLAEDDDGKPIVTNVKRIIRHAPGHEDDMYDVGMWKRLTDIDSSSDEDSEEDSDDEALGGEDNNEVLSQEDAHDELVGGDSDTKHLAFMEEDTFSECEDGVREGWDAVHTSRHLVRSQGKLLMIKRERLIAALTPTHHTRKVEVFEADMDACAWIPTSSRFGDGTAIFIGYRFSNIVPACGEVEEDVIYFPDTNDVFDIRSKTIRPLMHMNPLHDRWRATWVFPPNLVV; encoded by the coding sequence ATGGCGGCCTCGAGCCCGGAGTGGTCGAGCCTCCTGCCGGATCTGCTGGGCCAGGTGATCGCCCGCCTCCCGCACATCGCCGACCGTGCCCGCTTCCGCGCCGTCTGCCGCTCGTGGCACTCGGCCGTGCGCCTGCACGTCTCCCCTCGGCGGCGGCTCCCATCGGTCGTCCTTCTCGACGGCACCTTCCTGACGCTCTCGGACGGCGGCATCCACCGCGCACCCTTCGGCAATAACACAGAGTGTGTTGGCTCTACTGGCGACTGGATCGCCCTCGACTGTAAAGACGGGGCTACGCAGACACACACATATAGGCTGCACAACCACTTTTCCGGCGCCACCGTTCCGCTCCCAGAGCTCGGCTCCATCATCGGCAAGGTTCCGGAGGAATTCCAGATCCGCAAGGTGGTcatgcggtcgacaccccaagacCTTGTCGCCGTCACGTGTAATGCATGGAAGTACCCTCTGATTCTATGCCGACCTGGGAAAGGAGTCTGGGTACCGAGGCTATTGGCCATGCCCTACTTTTGTATCTGTGACATTATGTTTTCTGGAGACAACAAGCTCTATGCGATCACCAAGGCCGAGGACCTTTTTGCACTACATCTTGCTGAGGACGATGATGGCAAGCCCATTGTTACCAATGTCAAACGGATCATCAGGCATGCTCCCGGCCACGAGGACGATATGTATGACGTCGGCATGTGGAAGAGGTTGACCGACATCGATTCGTCAAGTGACGAGGACTCTGAGGAAGACTCGGATGATGAGGCATTGGGTGGAGAGGACAACAACGAAGTGTTGAGTCAAGAAGACGCTCACGATGAACTGGTCGGTGGTGATAGTGACACGAAACACTTAGCTTTCATGGAAGAGGATACTTTTTCTGAATGTGAAGACGGTGTGAGAGAAGGGTGGGACGCCGTCCACACCAGCCGGCACCTTGTCAGGTCACAAGGTAAACTACTCATGATTAAGCGAGAACGACTAATTGCAGCCTTGACTCCAACTCACCACACTCGCAAGGTCGAAGTGTTTGAGGCGGACATGGATGCATGTGCATGGATACCCACGAGCAGTAGGTTCGGTGACGGCACGGCAATATTCATCGGCTATCGCTTCAGCAACATAGTTCCCGCTTGCGGAGAAGTGGAAGAGGATGTCATTTATTTCCCCGATACTAATGACGTGTTTGACATCCGATCCAAAACAATTAGACCGTTGATGCACATGAACCCATTGCATGACCGGTGGAGGGCGACGTGGGTTTTCCCACCTAACCTGGTTGTCTAA
- the LOC119314453 gene encoding sodium/potassium/calcium exchanger 1-like, which produces MAMERSTAETLPLPPRLSASPTSSPATVGAHLTNAACASRIRRECRSPRSLLSRILGRGSSRFGCRLRIPRYCSSGAGAAAKEDAVEEVVAAPKVVASKQETEVRESPRSSLQGMKAAPEVSAASLGLGAGLVLLLSRGAAELSRMAELRAQMERLVMDVKAEARGSTRSDLSDGGHVDDGASVVKERIVFKDAGGEDAPLSRGSRDAASACGDAGVGDAAAALDQMEAELEAELKRLQVDSDHDDEEECVRPRRDHQLESEAKSDISSESGSLACVDIDGDQDIDAATECKEHEDNEEDDEEECVRPRRDHKLESEAKSDISSESRSPACVDIDGVLGDAARDCKEHEDNEEEEEGDTDEEDEESKACHGGVPARVLERRLHELLQSRHEQRIADLETELQRAQRKLRDKEREVSRWRDTANLVSNHKDESLLR; this is translated from the exons ATGGCAATGGAGAGGAGCACGGCGGAAACGCTGCCGCTGCCCCCGCGCCTCTCGGCCTCGCCAACTTCCTCGCCGGCCACAGTCGGCGCCCACCTCACCAATGCTGCCTGCGCCAGCAGGATCCGGCGCGAGTGCCGCTCACCACGGTCCTTGCTGTCGCGCATTCTCGGCAGGGGCAGCAGCAGGTTCGGCTGCCGCCTGCGCATTCCCCGCTACTGCTCCAGCGGCGCCGGAGCggccgccaaggaggacgccgTAGAGGAGGTGGTGGCCGCGCCGAAGGTCGTGGCGAGCAAGCAAGAAACAGAGGTTCGCGAGTCGCCTCGGAGTTCCCTGCAGG GGATGAAGGCGGCGCCGGAGGTGTCGGCGGCGAGCCTCGGGCTGGGCGCGGGCCTGGTGCTGCTGCTGTCCAGGGGCGCGGCGGAGCTGAGCAGGATGGCGGAGCTGCGCGCCCAGATGGAGCGGCTGGTGATGGACGTCAAGGCGGAGGCGCGTGGCAGCACCCGCTCCGACTTGTCTGACGGCGGTCATGTCGACGACGGGGCCAGCGTCGTCAAGGAGCGCATCGTCTTTAAGGACGCCGGCGGCGAGGACGCCCCGTTGTCCCGTGGTTCGCGCGATGCCGCCTCGGCGTGCGGCGATGCCGGCGTTGGAGATGCCGCCGCGGCCTTGGATCAAATGGAAGCAGAGCTCGAGGCTGAACTGAAGCGCCTGCAGGTCGACTCCGACCACGACGATGAGGAGGAATGTGTTAGACCGCggcgagatcaccagctcgag TCGGAGGCCAAGAGCGACATCTCCTCGGAGAGCGGCTCCCTTGCTTGCGTCGACATAGACGGTGACCAAGACATAGACGCGGCAACAGAATGCAAGGAACACGAAGACAACGAGGAGGACGATGAGGAGGAATGCGTGAGACCGCGGCGAGATCACAAGCTCGAG TCCGAGGCGAAGAGCGACATCTCCTCGGAGAGCCGCTCCCCTGCTTGCGTCGACATCGACGGTGTCCTCGGCGACGCGGCAAGAGATTGCAAGGAACACGaagacaacgaggaggaggaggagggagacactGACGAGGAGGATGAAGAGAGCAAGGCGTGCCACGGCGGTGTGCCGGCCCGGGTGCTGGAGCGGAGGCTGCACGAGCTCCTGCAGTCGCGGCACGAGCAGCGGATCGCGGATCTGGAGACGGAGCTGCAGCGCGCGCAGAGGAAGCTGCGGGACAAGGAGCGCGAGGTGTCTCGGTGGCGCGACACAGCCAATCTCGTCTCCAACCACAAGGATGAGTCGTTGCTCAGGTAG